The sequence cAACATATCGTTTAATCACAAGCATACTTGGAAACCAAAagtatttaaatagtatagccatgcggctatgCCTTTTAAATGTATacgaatatttaaatattcaaatatattttagatGTATAGCTGTACGgctttattatttaaatatttaaatatattttagagGTATAGCCGtatggctatactatttaaatattcgaatatatttaattagttagtATAGCTGCCGCCGGCCACACGCTTTGAATATATTCGagtatttaaatagtatagccgcacggctatactctttgaatatattcgaatatttaaatagtatagccgttcggctataaactttgaatatttaaatagtatagccgaacggctgtactatatatttgaatatttaaatagtatagctgtgcTGCGATAcgaattaaatatattcgaatatttaaatagtatagccaacCGGCTATACCCTTTGAATATATTCGAGTATTTAAATAgcacagccgcacggctatacacTTTGAATAGACTCGagtatttaaatagtatagccgaacggctgtactatatatttgaatatttaaatagtatagctgtgcGGCgatactaattaaatatattcgaatatttaaatagtataaccGTGCTATACCCTTTGAATATATTCGAGTATTTAAATAGTACAAACGCTGCTATACACTTtgaatatattcgaatatttaaatagtatagccgcgcggctatactagttaaatatattatcttttaattattatttatgtagtgaaaaattagtatttaaataaatttaataaattacttaataaatagtatttaattatcttaaaataattttgtggaatttaaaattattttttaaatagtttcaattatttaaaaatcctttaaaattaTTGTACTTAGGGGTATTGATCTCTGTTACCTCTCAAAACAAGGTGCGCAAGTCCAACCTTGGAACAGGAAAAACAGTAAACTCGAGCGTGTCCTTGTTGTTGTCTGACCATCGAGGGCCAATCTCTCGATCCTAAAGAACAAGAAGCTTCCTTTTGTCCACGATACGTCCAAAGGGCCCAATGGTGTAGAAAAAGTGTTCCCTGGCCTTTGTCAAATCAATAAGAGTCAGTAGGGGGCGGCTGATGAGGGAAAAAACCAGGTCCAAACCAGTAAGACTATTTCTTTTCCAACTTCATGCTGTAAGTTTGACAAGTATCAGCAGCATCGGTTACATCACACACTGATATATAAACTGGTTTCCAGTCCTCCAGTAGCTTGCGGTTAGCCTCACTCATGGCCCCTACAATATGCTTTTCAAACTCCTTTGAGGGGTCAAGCTTGAGAAGATCACTGCACTAGTTGGCTAGTTCGAGTTTTAACTTGAATGGCCATGAAGTGTCAGTTTCTGCAGCACTGCTGCTACTAGCTACCCTTTTGCCTTTCCTCCTGCTGCTGCTACTGCCAGCTTGTTCCATGACGCGATTCAGAGCCTTCAACAATCCAATTTTTCTTGATCAAGAAAGTTGATGGATCGCAAGTCAAGCAGGAAAATGGAGCCAAGCTTTTGCTTTCATATGTATCTTCTGCCACAGGTCAATTGTTTTTGGGTGATCAAACATGTACTATCCTCACACTATTTATAATCTTGTAAAGCATGccattaatttaattacattttCAAGGGACACGTAGCGTGATGTCGAAcgattattttcttttaaatcagCATGCCTCTGTGATTAGTGTTAAGATTTATGGAAGGCACAATGTTTTCTGGTCTGGCAGGCTTATTCATATTAATGTGCCAGCCAAAACTATTCTGGTTCAGTTTGCacatttctttccttcttaATTTGTTACCTCGTACCCAAATATGGTTGATGAACTATTTCTTTGATGTTCACTGTGAATTTTACACTGTTTTTGAGTTGTTGCTTAGTCTAGTTGAGCTGTTACAAAATTGTCAGTTTCCCGATTGAAGGTCCTTGTCAGCCTAGCCTATCTTTCTTGATAGGGCCAAGACTGTTTGAGTTCAACCGGTTTGTAATTGCATCTGAGTTTCTGGTAATAGAAGACCAGAAGTGGATCTTCTCTGGTGGTCTTAATTCAAGGTAGAGCAGAGCCTGAGGTAATTCAAGGTGTTAAATAGCATAAAATTTTCTTAATGCAGACCATTAGATCTTTTTATAGATTATTAAGGTGTCAAActtgtgttaaaaaaaaaaaaaaaaaaaaaaaaaaaaaaaaagaatgtacAATACCATAGAACTTTCTGATGAAGGCCACATTTCTCTTCTAAATAATGCACCTTTTCAGTTGGTTTTGAAGCTTTAATTTACACATTTGCAAATCATTGAGTTGCACCCTCATTGTCTCAACCTCTTTTGTCATCAAGTTTATTTCCTTCTTGGAGTTCGTCCATCCCTTACCTAAACCTTCGTTGACTCTGACAATTGCCTGAGTCTTCGTTCTTCGGTAATTTGATCCAATAGCTGTCATTGACCTTGTCATATTTACTTGTTCAAGAAGGATAAACCGTGTCGTAATCTTCAGGGGCAACCGATCATTCTTCATTACATGCTCGCGTGCTTCTTGTGACAGTCTATGATATTCCAGGGATCCACATAGActcattcttttttcttctgttaaGCTAGGGTGTGCCTGCAGTAAGAAAACAATAAGCTACTTAGTTGTTTAAGTCATTGCAGTTAAGCCTATAGCGATGTAAGATTTGCATCCTCTTCTGGTTCAATTGGCGATGAGATGCATTAACTACTGCATGatatcaaaaaaataaggaagagaagaaagttaTATACCTTGAGGTACATGTCAATGGCTCTATAAAGATTGTCATCACAATACCGAGCGTCTTTCGGCAATGCTTCTACAAGTGATTGGAAACTATTCACCGTAAGGTTCTCATCCTTTGCAACTAGAGTAAGATACCCATCTATCAACCTTCCAACGGCGAACATTTTTGGTGTGGGACTACTCAAAACTATAGAAACATAAGACACCACCACCCTTACAATAAGACCTACATCATGGACACTATCTTTACCTCCATAGTTCTTAACCAAGAGATCTGGAGCACAACATTGATCCAACATTAAAGCGATTCGTCTTTCAAGCATGCTCAGCAATTCGGAATTTATCTTTGTCATGAACCCCAGCTTAAGAAGATGAAGTATAAAATTGCAAGTAACTGAATTCTCCTCTGTAGGCAGTACCTTAATCAAGCACTCAGCTGTAACTCTTAGTAATTGATGGGTCATATGCTTGAGGGTCATTCTTTCAAGCCCAGAAGTGATTCGTGCAAGCCACTTAGCAGTCCAATGAGCTATACATGATCCTACAAGGTCTGCTCTCATCCCTTTACATTTTAGGGCTTGGATCACTTCAATGAAATGATCTATTCTTAGGGATGAAACATCTTCAAACCACCAAATGTCAGCTTCATCTTCAAACTTTAAGTTCTCTGCATTATTTGGTAGAACATTGAAGCACCGTGCATTATCATTCTCAGAAGAACCAAATGCTTTAACGTTTGTGCAGGCCTTCCAAGCAATGGCTTCAGCGCTTCGTTTTGTGATTTTAAACTCATTAGCCCATGAAGAAATGGATTCACAGGTTTTCAAAATCCTAAATGCGTCTTTCCATgatgaaaatatcaaaaagctCAAAAAAGCCTCAGTTTTGGATATCAGATTTCCTTGTTCAAAATCATCACTCATTTCCAAGAAATGTGCAGCACAATATAGTGGAGCAATGTTGGCAGCTGTTAGATCAGCCTTCCAACCATAACAGAACTTGACTACTAATTCAAAAACTTTGGTTCCACCTGGAAGATTGTCTATGTGAATTTTGCTGctggtttctctctctgcatCACTTCTCTGGAATACTAGTCTGTTCAAGCGTCCACTTCTCATGACCATCGGGAGCTGAGCACCAAAATACCAGTAAATCTAACTTCAAAGAATCTGAACATGACATCTCATTTtcttaattcaaaatttggatCCATTTTTTGTGTCTAAATGTTTCGATACGACATGTCAGACACCTGACTTCACTTAAGGAATTTTTAAGAGGAATTCCATATCAATAGGCTGCTTAAACAATACAAGGCAGATGGGTTCGAAAGACTCAGACAATGATTGTAACAACATCCTAGAGTTATTACTATAAGCATGCTGACCTATTCTTGGTAAAATAATTCCCTACAATTAAAGAAAGCCTTTCTTGATAAAGCAATCTGTATTTCACATGCGGATCCTGATAATAGCTCAAGTCAATTTTGTTGCTTCCATTAAGTAAGTGTATTTCAGCATAGTAGCATACCTTATGCAAGTGAAAGCTGGAATCTCCAACTTGTATGATCAAATCACTTGCCACTTTTGTCTGGACAAACCTGCAAGAAAAGATCGAATAGTTTCGAAAACATACATCAGAACCAGAAAGACAGTATTGGCATACAAGTAGTTGACAACtagaggagaagaaagaggTACCAGTGcttatttcttctctctatAGTTTCAGCAACCATGCCAGCATTGGATGGTGACATGACGCATTTGCTTTGCCTCCCACCAGATACTGAACGGTGTGCAGGATATTCTCTATCAGCACTTTTCATGCCTGTGGCAGGCCTGTCAATTCCAGGGAAGACAAAGCCTTGCATTTTTGCATAAAAGTTTGAACACAGAGAGAAATTATTCTTGACAAACAACTTTGGAGTCTCTGGCATCTTATGGAGGACATAAATAAGCTGAACTTGAAGTATTTGGGTGTGAAGTAGTTATGCCATTAAGAGGGTTGGTTGCCTTTTGCCATCTCCTGTCAATTTAAGCATAGTTGTAGAGTGTGGATGAATTGAAGCCAACACCATGATAATATTATGTCCTACAATCACATCCACTAAAGAACCTGAAGCACATTttctccatcaccatcaccttAATCATTCAGTTcaattttcaaccaaatccACGTGTCATGGATTTAGCTCCCTCCTCCCTATCCTCTCCATGATCTTCCAAAAGCATTGAAAATTCAATTGATACTTGGGGTTGTCTTCAATTTCATCTAAGATAAAACTTATGTTTTGTAAATTACCTAATATAttggcaacaacaacaaaaaaccagATAACAAGTTTCGAAATGTCAATTTAGGAAGACAAGGTCCACATATATTATTAGACAATTCTAATATGAAGATTCTTTCCTGTTAAACTATAACACAAAATTTCACATGTTTTAAGCTTAGGGCcctgcaaaaaaaaagttcttttcttttcttttttcttttaggtcagggaaaacaaaaacaaaaacatccTAGGCCGTTCCTTCAAACGGtcacctttcttcttcttcgaatCTTCATCTCTGAGAACAGAGAGCGGAGTGTACAATGCTGAAGACCTTTCACCTCCAAACACAACCGGACTTCTCAAAATCCTCTCTTTGCCTCTTCAACCCCATTGTTAAAACAAACACATCGAATCAAAACACCATCTTTGTACCAAAATCTCCGGTTTTTAGCGTTTCACTCTCACTCTGCCATCAAATCCAGATCCAAAAACAGTTTGTATGTGCAAGGAAGAATAAAAGGCGAGCTGGGTCTCTAAGATTACCAAGATTGTTGCGCCAATTGATGCCCGTTATTGTGTCTAACCTCAAGATATTGCCTAAGCCGCTGGATCTGGTTATCGAAGAAATTTGCAGTGGAGATGGCAATGGAGGGGGTTTGGGAATTTGGAAGGgttttggaggaggaggaggcttTGATGGGTTCGGAaggaaaagaaacagaaagttgttcttgttgtttcTGTTGTATGGGATTTTGGTGATTTCTGGTTTGGGGTTGTTGTTTGGAAGCGTGGTGGAAAGCAATGTGCTTTGCTGCGGTTTGGGTTTTGGCCTTTCTGGGGTTGCTATGGTTCAGTGGTGGGAGAAGATAGGTATTTTTGCAGTCTTTTTTGGGGGTGTGttggtgggttttgggtttaagAGAGAGGAATTGAAAAAATGGGGTTTGAAGCTTAGGGCTTGCTATCCAATAATAGAGACTCTAACATggagaacaagaagaagaagaagtggaaGAAGAGCAttctaagaaaaagaaagagaaagcgtagtttttttttttgcagtcCTTTTTGGGGGtgttttggtgggttttgggtttaagAGAGAGGAATTGCAAAAATGGGGTTTGAAGCTTAGGGCTTGTTATCCAATAATAGAGACTGTAacatggagaagaagaagacgaagcCGAAGAAGAGCATtctaagagaaagagaaagcatagttttttttcttcttgtaatggattttttttttttttttcctcaaagaCAATGAGATATGATATGTagtaaaaaatacaatgaaatttGATTCTTTGTTTCATgattgattttgtttatttatggTAACATGTATTCTTTGCATTGTGCCAAATGATATGTTGCCATAGTGCTTTCACATTTTGCTCCTATAGGAGCTCAGTGTTACATTTTGCTCCTATATAAGCTTTTCATTGCCCATCAAGGTCTTTCCTTTGAATAACAAGGCTCATGATTCATGAAGAAACACTACAACACCATTCTCTCACTGTTGGAAACATGCAAATCCATGAGTGAATTGAAACAATTACATGGGCTTATGATCACTACCTCAGTTTTTAAGAACGTGATCCCATTAAGTAGGCTTGTTGATTTTTGTGCAAATTCTGAGGCCAGAGACCTCATTTATGCCAAGTCAGTTTTTCACCAAATTAATCAGCCTGGGGTCTATATCTGGAACTCCATGATCAGAGGCTACTCCAATAGTGAAAACCCAGCTGAGTCTTTGATAATGTACAGAGAAATGCTGCAAAGGGGTTACGTGCCGGATAATTTTACATTCCCATTTGTGCTTAAAGCGTGTTCCCTAATCACTGTTTACCATTATGGAAGATGTGTTCATAATTGCATTGTGAAAACTGGGTTTGAGTCGGACATGTATGCCTCTACTTGTTTGCTTAGCATGTATGCTTCTTGTGCAGATATGAATTCAGGCCTGAAAGTGTTTGATAATATTCCTAAGTGGAATGTAGTTGCTTGGACTAGTttgatttctgggtttgttgGGAACAATCAGGCTACTGAGGCTATAAAGGTGTTTAAGGATATGGAACTTCAAAATGTACAGCCTAATGAGTTCACCATGGTGCATGTTGTAGTTGCTTGTGCTCGAAGTAGGGATATTGATACTGGAAAGTTGGTTCACAGTCGTATTCGCCAACTTGAGTTTGATCCCTTTGGgtcaagtttcaatttcaatataGTTCTTGCAACTGCCATATTAGATATGTATGCAAAATGTGGCAGCTTGAGAACTGCACGAGATCTGTTCAACAAAATGCCTCAGAGAAACTTGGTTACCTGGAATTCCATGATTAGTGCTTATAATCAGTATGGCCGGGCTGAGGAGGCAATAGGTCTCTTTTCTGATATGCAGAATGCTGGGTTTGCTCCGGATGAAGCTACCTTTCTGGGTGTAATAGGTGCTTGCGCGCAGTTGGGTGCTTTGGCATTGGGACaaagtcttcattcatatgTATCAAAAACTAGCATGGGAAAAGACACAGCTATTGGCACTGCCTTAGTGGACATGTATGCCAAAACTGGAGATGCAGGAAGTGCTCAAAGAATTTTTGACAATCTGCAGAAGAAAGATGTGATGGCATGGACTAGCATGATTACTGGTTTAGCTATGCACGGGCACGGTAAGGAAGCGCTACATGCTTTCAGAAAAATGCAAGAGGATGCTAGGGTTGTTCCAGACCAGATCACTTACATTGGGGTTTTATGTGCATGTAGCCATGTTGGTCTTGTGGAGGAGGGTCAGAGACATTTTGCCTCAATGGTAAATGTTTATGGCATAGAACCAACTGAAGAGCATTATTGCTGCATGGTTGATCTCTTGAGTCGAGCAGGCCGCTTTGAAGAGGCGGTGAGACTACTGGAAGAAATGCCACTTCAACCCAATGTTGCTGTATGGGGAGCTCTCCTGAATGGCTGCGAGATACATGAAAATGTTGATCTGGCTGACCAAGTGAGAAGACGCATAACAGAAATGGAACCTCATGGTAGTGGAGTTTATGTTCTTCTTTCAAATATATACGCAAGGGCCGGTCGATGGCAGGAAGTAAAGCTAGCTAGAGAATTGATGAAAGATAGGAGGATTGCCAAAAATCTTGGTCATAGTTCAGTCGAAATGAAGTTGTTAAGTTCATGAGTATATTATATTGATTcatttccaaatttattttacttaaAAGTTCCCAGATGACATATTTATCATATGCATGTTTATCTGTCATAATCTCAAAAGGCAAGCACAGGGCCATTGGAGAAGGAAGCTGCAAAGAGACATAAAAGTTACTTCCAGTGCAATCTGCTCGCTGCCATTGTTGGCGATTTAGCCAACAATGACAACGAGCAGTTTGGACTGGAAGATCAGAGCCCGCAAACAAAACCCTTCAAGAATATTGCTCGCAATTATATGAACAAGAAGTATTATAATCTCTGTAACCCCAATAGCAAAGAGATTGAGATGCCAAGGTCAAAATCTCAAACATTTGCATCCACTATTTATAATAGGGTCACTCTGCCCACCCAACTAAGCAATGCACATGTTTGCTGAAGTTATATTATGACCACCCATAACTTAGTCTTCGAGATATATCCatatcccttttttttctctcgAGTTAACCAAAAGAAAGAGGTTAATTACATGAGTTTCATATGTCCATCTCATTTATGGTTCCGACCAATTACATGAGTTTCATATGTCCATCTCATTTATGGCTCCGACCAACGCGACACCGTCTCGGTCCTCGGCCTCTGGTGCCccgccctctctctccttgcTTCCATGTGAAAAAAAGCATTGCCATTTCCCTTTCCTTTTCAAGATTCTAAGTCCTTTTTTTCTGTCAGAAAATTTTGGCTTCATTCGCACCAAAGTGGACTTAAATTCTCCCATTAGCTCATAAATAGGCCTAATAAacaatttggtttggttataCGATGAACTCTGTTTGTTGAAGAACATATCTCAAGCTAATttcta comes from Prunus dulcis chromosome 6, ALMONDv2, whole genome shotgun sequence and encodes:
- the LOC117631986 gene encoding root phototropism protein 3-like, with amino-acid sequence MPETPKLFVKNNFSLCSNFYAKMQGFVFPGIDRPATGMKSADREYPAHRSVSGGRQSKCVMSPSNAGMVAETIERRNKHWFVQTKVASDLIIQVGDSSFHLHKLPMVMRSGRLNRLVFQRSDAERETSSKIHIDNLPGGTKVFELVVKFCYGWKADLTAANIAPLYCAAHFLEMSDDFEQGNLISKTEAFLSFLIFSSWKDAFRILKTCESISSWANEFKITKRSAEAIAWKACTNVKAFGSSENDNARCFNVLPNNAENLKFEDEADIWWFEDVSSLRIDHFIEVIQALKCKGMRADLVGSCIAHWTAKWLARITSGLERMTLKHMTHQLLRVTAECLIKVLPTEENSVTCNFILHLLKLGFMTKINSELLSMLERRIALMLDQCCAPDLLVKNYGGKDSVHDVGLIVRVVVSYVSIVLSSPTPKMFAVGRLIDGYLTLVAKDENLTVNSFQSLVEALPKDARYCDDNLYRAIDMYLKAHPSLTEEKRMSLCGSLEYHRLSQEAREHVMKNDRLPLKITTRFILLEQVNMTRSMTAIGSNYRRTKTQAIVRVNEGLGKGWTNSKKEINLMTKEVETMRVQLNDLQMCKLKLQNQLKRCII
- the LOC117632111 gene encoding uncharacterized protein LOC117632111, with the translated sequence MLKTFHLQTQPDFSKSSLCLFNPIVKTNTSNQNTIFVPKSPVFSVSLSLCHQIQIQKQFVCARKNKRRAGSLRLPRLLRQLMPVIVSNLKILPKPLDLVIEEICSGDGNGGGLGIWKGFGGGGGFDGFGRKRNRKLFLLFLLYGILVISGLGLLFGSVVESNVLCCGLGFGLSGVAMVQWWEKIGIFAVFFGGVLVGFGFKREELKKWGLKLRACYPIIETLTWRTRRRRSGRRAF
- the LOC117632365 gene encoding putative pentatricopeptide repeat-containing protein At3g05240 → MKKHYNTILSLLETCKSMSELKQLHGLMITTSVFKNVIPLSRLVDFCANSEARDLIYAKSVFHQINQPGVYIWNSMIRGYSNSENPAESLIMYREMLQRGYVPDNFTFPFVLKACSLITVYHYGRCVHNCIVKTGFESDMYASTCLLSMYASCADMNSGLKVFDNIPKWNVVAWTSLISGFVGNNQATEAIKVFKDMELQNVQPNEFTMVHVVVACARSRDIDTGKLVHSRIRQLEFDPFGSSFNFNIVLATAILDMYAKCGSLRTARDLFNKMPQRNLVTWNSMISAYNQYGRAEEAIGLFSDMQNAGFAPDEATFLGVIGACAQLGALALGQSLHSYVSKTSMGKDTAIGTALVDMYAKTGDAGSAQRIFDNLQKKDVMAWTSMITGLAMHGHGKEALHAFRKMQEDARVVPDQITYIGVLCACSHVGLVEEGQRHFASMVNVYGIEPTEEHYCCMVDLLSRAGRFEEAVRLLEEMPLQPNVAVWGALLNGCEIHENVDLADQVRRRITEMEPHGSGVYVLLSNIYARAGRWQEVKLARELMKDRRIAKNLGHSSVEMKLLSS